In the genome of Candidatus Pristimantibacillus lignocellulolyticus, the window TCTCAGCATACTTATTGTGCAATTACACACAATAATATCTGTTGAGAACAATCAACAAATAAGTTTAGCATTCCTCTTTCGTTCATTGAAAAATAATTGTGCGGGAAGCTAAACAAAATTCTAGGAGGCGATTTGAATGTCATCAGTTCTAGATCAGTTTGAGTCTTGGAAAGATTTTTTGAAGGATCGTGTAGCGCAAGGGAAAACTTTAGGTTTATCTGAAGAAACGATTGCTAACCTTGCTTATGAGATTGGTTCATTTCTAGATGAACGAGTTGACCCAAAAAATAATGAACAAGCCGTTCTGAAGCAATTATGGGATGTTGGTGACGATTCTGATCGTCATGCCATCGCAAAATTGATGGTGAAATTGGCAGAAAAGTCGTAACTAGAACTCATTATTCACTTCAACAATTAAGAACTGCAGAAAGCCTCCTGAATTGGAGGCTTTTCTGTGATGTTTAACCACAATAGAATTTATTATTTTCCGACGTACCGATGGACAAATTCTATTTGGCGATAAATTCTACCTTATAAACGCGGTCGCTCATCCTTGAATGACTTCGATAAAGGTTTTCTCATAAAGTTTGCAGGAAAGTGTTGAATTTTGTAGAATAAATAATAGGTTATAAATATTTTTTTCTTAATGGCATAGGATGGTGACAGTTTTGGAACACAAACAATGGTATATGGAGTATACAATACATAAGAACAGACCAGGATTACTCGGTGATATTGCTTCTTTGTTAGGGATGCTCGAAGTAAATATTTTAACAATTAATGGTGTAGATCATCATACTCGTGGCTTACTTTTACAAACAGATGATGATGAAAAAATCGATCTTTTGGGCAAGCTATTAACGAAGGTCGATGACATTACTGTTAATAAATTAAGAACTCCAACCATTGTTGACATTTTGGCAGTTCGTCATGGTCGCTATATTGAACGCGACTCAGATGATCGTAAGACGTTCAGATTTACTCGGAATGAATTGGGTTTATTAGTAGATTTTCTAGGAGAAGTATTTAAGCGAGATGGTAATTACGTCATTGGGCTTCGTGGTATGCCTCGAGTCGGGAAAACAGAATCAATTATTGCAGGAAGTGTATGCTCTAATAAACGATGGACATTTGTTTCTTCTACATTATTAAGGCAAACAGTAAGAAGCCAACTTTCCGATCAAGAAATGGATCCTAACAATATCTTTATTATTGATGGGATCGTTAGTACCATTCGATCTAATGAACGGCACTACTCTTTAATTCAGGAAATTATGTCGATGCCTTCCACGAAAGTGATAGAACATCCAGACATTTTTATACGGGAATCAAATTATGATTACAGTCATTTTGATATTATTGTTGAATTGCGAAATACACCAGATGAAGAAATAACTTATGAAACTTTCACTACACACTATACTGAAGAATTCTAAAATTGAAAGGAGGATATAATGTGTCTGAATTAGGTGAAGTATTAAAAAAGGCTAGATTAGAAAAAAATATGTCTTTAGATGAGATACAGGATGTAACCAAAATTAGAAAACGTTATTTAGAAGCATTAGAATCTGGAGATTACAATGTATTGCCAGGTAAATTCTATATTCGTGCTTTTATTAAAAATTATGCCGAAGTAGTTGGGTTAGATTCTGAGGAAGTATTGAAATATTATCACGATGAAGTGCCTGCTACTGAAGCAGTGATTAATGAACCAATTCCCGCACGTAAACCGAAGAGAATGCGTTCTGCTTCATCTGAAAAGTTCGGAAAAATAGGATTTACAGTGCTCATGTGGTGTTTTATTGCATTAATAGCTTTTGCTATATGGTATTATTTCGCTAATAAGGAAGATGCACCTGAACCCGGTGGGAATGGTAAGCAGATTACCGATAATTCGGATATTTCTAAAATAACTCCATCACCGACTCCAACTCCAACTATAACGCCTACACCTACGCCTACTATTGCACCATTATCTATTTCGTTTGTAGAAAAAAGTGGTAGAGATGATGTGTTTTTAGTTAGTCCTAAGAAAGACACATACTCCTTAAAGTTAGTTGCATCGGGTGGTGCTAGTTGGATCGAAATATATGAAGGCGGTAAAAACGGAACGCGACTTCATTATGCTAGTATGCAAGATGGAGACACAATTAGCTATGATGTAACGAAAGATGTTTATATTGTTATGCGATATGCGGGTTATATTGAGGCAACTTTGGATGGTGTCGTTATTGAAGATAACGATATTGAAAAAGCAAGAATACTATTAAAACTAGACACAGCTGGTGTAGAAAATACGACGACAGCTGAATAGCTGTCGTCTTGTTTGTTAATGAGAGGGGATTATTATGAGTAACGAAAATTCATTTGATATTGTATCAAAAGTTGATCTTCAAGAATTAAATAACGCAGTAACACAAGCGGAACGTGAGATTGGAACACGCTTTGATTTCAAAGGAAGCAAAACGAAAATTACAGTCGAAAAAGAAGAGCTAACTATTTTAAGTGATGACGATAACAAACTTAAAAATACGATTGATATTCTAATCGATAAAATGGTGAAACGTAGTGTGCCTACGAAAAATTTAGACTATGGAAAAGTAGAAGGTGCATCTGGTGGAGCAGTTCGCCAA includes:
- a CDS encoding DUF3388 domain-containing protein produces the protein MEHKQWYMEYTIHKNRPGLLGDIASLLGMLEVNILTINGVDHHTRGLLLQTDDDEKIDLLGKLLTKVDDITVNKLRTPTIVDILAVRHGRYIERDSDDRKTFRFTRNELGLLVDFLGEVFKRDGNYVIGLRGMPRVGKTESIIAGSVCSNKRWTFVSSTLLRQTVRSQLSDQEMDPNNIFIIDGIVSTIRSNERHYSLIQEIMSMPSTKVIEHPDIFIRESNYDYSHFDIIVELRNTPDEEITYETFTTHYTEEF
- a CDS encoding DUF3243 domain-containing protein, giving the protein MSSVLDQFESWKDFLKDRVAQGKTLGLSEETIANLAYEIGSFLDERVDPKNNEQAVLKQLWDVGDDSDRHAIAKLMVKLAEKS
- a CDS encoding helix-turn-helix domain-containing protein codes for the protein MSELGEVLKKARLEKNMSLDEIQDVTKIRKRYLEALESGDYNVLPGKFYIRAFIKNYAEVVGLDSEEVLKYYHDEVPATEAVINEPIPARKPKRMRSASSEKFGKIGFTVLMWCFIALIAFAIWYYFANKEDAPEPGGNGKQITDNSDISKITPSPTPTPTITPTPTPTIAPLSISFVEKSGRDDVFLVSPKKDTYSLKLVASGGASWIEIYEGGKNGTRLHYASMQDGDTISYDVTKDVYIVMRYAGYIEATLDGVVIEDNDIEKARILLKLDTAGVENTTTAE
- a CDS encoding YajQ family cyclic di-GMP-binding protein, with translation MSNENSFDIVSKVDLQELNNAVTQAEREIGTRFDFKGSKTKITVEKEELTILSDDDNKLKNTIDILIDKMVKRSVPTKNLDYGKVEGASGGAVRQKIKIRQGIEQDISKKINNLIKDSKLKVKSQIQGDQLRITGKSKNDLQAVMNLLRGAELPIDLQFTNFR